A single region of the Jatrophihabitans sp. GAS493 genome encodes:
- a CDS encoding CdaR family transcriptional regulator, with protein MSVDPRVLGDVAAGAAADAGGLPVELLGDFLEVVSAAVAGGDRLSAAEVSRFRPVGESAARQGVALRALLDLYLSAGWRLWRHLPAVANAAADPAAVVTAGEVMLHAVDDAVAELAEGYQLARRGLVREQEAQRREFIDDLLSGRGDVAGLLQRASGFGLDLAAPHAVALVRAERIFTDGSRMLSAVERAVQGSKGDAGTMVASKEGQLVVIFAVPDQAAVDEVLERVDRVLGVELDQWQIGVGRPGRGGAGVLNSFDEARESLQLAARLGLRSKVVPAADLLVFRVLLRDRAAMVDLVLTLLEPLQSARGGAEPLLQTLAAYFEEGGNSAQTARRLHLSVRAVTYRLERVRELTGQDPTRSTQRFALQAAVLGAQLLDWPATPLP; from the coding sequence ATGAGCGTCGATCCCCGCGTACTGGGCGACGTCGCCGCCGGTGCGGCGGCGGACGCCGGTGGCCTGCCGGTCGAGCTGCTGGGTGACTTCCTCGAGGTCGTCTCGGCCGCGGTGGCCGGCGGCGACCGGCTGAGCGCGGCCGAAGTGAGCCGCTTCCGCCCGGTCGGGGAGTCGGCCGCCCGTCAGGGCGTGGCGCTGCGAGCGCTCCTGGACCTGTACCTCTCGGCCGGGTGGCGGCTGTGGCGGCACCTGCCGGCCGTGGCCAATGCCGCTGCCGACCCGGCTGCCGTCGTCACCGCCGGCGAGGTGATGCTGCACGCCGTGGACGATGCCGTCGCCGAACTGGCTGAGGGGTACCAGCTGGCCCGGCGCGGGCTGGTCCGCGAGCAGGAGGCGCAGCGCCGGGAGTTCATCGACGACCTGCTCTCCGGACGGGGCGACGTGGCCGGGTTGCTGCAGCGGGCGAGCGGTTTCGGGCTGGATCTGGCCGCCCCGCATGCGGTCGCCCTGGTGCGAGCGGAGCGGATCTTCACCGACGGGTCGCGGATGCTGTCGGCCGTCGAGCGGGCAGTGCAGGGCTCGAAGGGCGACGCCGGGACGATGGTGGCCAGCAAGGAGGGGCAGCTCGTCGTCATCTTCGCCGTCCCCGACCAGGCTGCCGTGGATGAGGTGCTGGAGCGCGTCGATCGTGTCCTCGGGGTCGAACTCGATCAGTGGCAGATCGGTGTCGGACGGCCCGGCCGGGGCGGCGCCGGGGTGCTGAACTCCTTCGACGAGGCCCGTGAATCGCTGCAGCTGGCGGCCCGGCTGGGGCTGCGCTCGAAGGTCGTGCCAGCGGCGGATCTCCTTGTTTTTCGGGTACTTCTGCGTGATCGGGCCGCGATGGTGGATCTGGTGCTGACGCTGCTGGAGCCGCTGCAGAGCGCCCGGGGCGGGGCCGAGCCGCTGCTGCAGACGCTCGCCGCCTACTTCGAGGAGGGCGGAAACTCCGCGCAGACGGCCCGCCGGCTGCACCTGTCGGTGCGGGCGGTGACCTACCGGCTGGAGCGGGTGCGGGAGCTGACCGGGCAGGACCCCACCCGTTCGACGCAGCGCTTCGCGTTGCAGGCCGCGGTGCTCGGAGCTCAACTGCTGGATTGGCCGGCCACCCCGCTGCCCTGA
- a CDS encoding SpoIIE family protein phosphatase yields MTEDDEVRAADLLESMPAAFVSVDREWRLTYLNAEAEKLSGAVRSDVIGHSLWEMFPTALGTAYETSFRRAMESGSPETFEAMGPGNSWFEIRAWPTASTLSIYLHDVTERHRAEALVQLTAHAGELASYLDTEAAVTELARIVVPSLADWSIVSVIDSNGVLRDVASWHVDPLLREAVEVFASSRFDGRDEQGPMGLAAASTTPVISDGGVLALALAAVRSPQARDAITALAPESSAALPLIANGRVAGVLSICRGADRPPLSAQELSIATSITARAGMALDNARLYTEQRETAERLHEANRRLLELARHEHTVARSLQDAMLTRLPEPDHLHLVARYLTASEGDQVGGDWYDAVILPSGRTVLMIGDVVGHDIGAAAMMGQLRNMLRALAWDRDEPPSQIVKRLDRAIRDLKVSTLATMAMVRVEQDAEDEATGNRTLRWSNAGHPPPVLVHDDGTVIVLDGAPDVLLGVDPRRPRHDHLHSAPPDSTLLLYTDGLTERRDRDLDTGQAALVTALKRHHQLELDEMLDATIYDMVGTQPADDVAVLAVRFHDQDEPRPAEAGPSHR; encoded by the coding sequence ATGACCGAAGACGATGAGGTGCGCGCGGCTGACCTCCTCGAATCCATGCCGGCCGCCTTCGTCTCGGTCGATCGCGAGTGGCGGCTGACCTACCTCAACGCCGAGGCCGAGAAGTTGAGTGGGGCCGTCCGCAGCGATGTCATCGGTCATTCGCTGTGGGAGATGTTCCCGACCGCGCTCGGCACGGCATATGAGACGAGCTTCCGGCGGGCGATGGAGTCGGGGAGCCCCGAGACGTTCGAGGCGATGGGCCCGGGTAACTCCTGGTTCGAGATCCGGGCCTGGCCGACGGCATCGACCCTCTCCATCTACCTCCACGACGTCACCGAGCGGCATCGGGCTGAGGCGCTGGTCCAGCTGACGGCGCACGCCGGTGAACTGGCCAGCTACCTCGACACGGAGGCGGCGGTCACCGAACTGGCCCGGATCGTGGTGCCGAGCCTGGCCGACTGGTCGATCGTCTCCGTCATCGACTCCAATGGGGTGCTCCGCGACGTGGCCAGTTGGCACGTCGACCCGCTACTGCGCGAGGCGGTCGAGGTCTTCGCCAGCAGCCGATTCGACGGCCGAGACGAGCAGGGCCCGATGGGCCTGGCCGCGGCGTCGACGACGCCGGTCATCTCCGACGGCGGCGTGCTCGCGCTCGCGCTGGCCGCGGTTCGCTCGCCACAGGCCCGGGACGCGATCACCGCACTCGCCCCGGAATCCTCGGCCGCGCTGCCGCTGATCGCCAATGGGCGGGTGGCGGGTGTGCTGAGCATCTGCCGCGGCGCTGACCGGCCACCGCTGTCGGCCCAGGAGCTCAGCATCGCCACGAGTATCACCGCCCGCGCGGGGATGGCCCTGGACAACGCCCGCCTCTACACCGAGCAGCGGGAAACGGCCGAACGGCTGCACGAGGCCAACCGCCGGCTGCTGGAACTGGCCCGCCACGAACACACGGTGGCCCGCTCGCTGCAGGACGCCATGCTCACCCGGCTGCCCGAACCCGACCATCTGCACCTGGTCGCGCGTTACCTCACCGCCAGTGAGGGCGATCAGGTCGGCGGCGACTGGTACGACGCAGTGATCCTGCCCAGCGGCCGGACGGTGCTGATGATCGGCGATGTCGTCGGCCACGACATCGGCGCCGCCGCGATGATGGGACAGCTGCGCAACATGCTGCGCGCGCTGGCCTGGGACCGGGACGAGCCGCCCTCGCAGATCGTCAAACGCCTGGACCGGGCCATTCGCGATCTCAAGGTCTCGACACTGGCCACCATGGCGATGGTGCGGGTCGAGCAGGACGCGGAGGACGAGGCGACCGGCAACCGGACGCTGCGCTGGAGCAACGCCGGGCACCCACCGCCGGTCCTCGTACACGACGATGGCACGGTGATCGTCCTCGACGGCGCACCTGATGTGCTGCTGGGCGTCGACCCAAGACGACCCCGCCACGACCATCTCCATTCGGCGCCGCCGGATTCGACGCTGCTGCTCTACACCGACGGCCTCACCGAGCGACGCGACCGCGACCTCGACACCGGGCAGGCCGCACTGGTCACGGCACTGAAACGCCACCACCAACTCGAGCTGGACGAGATGCTCGACGCGACGATCTACGACATGGTGGGCACTCAGCCGGCCGATGACGTGGCGGTGCTGGCCGTACGCTTCCACGACCAGGATGAGCCGCGGCCCGCCGAAGCCGGCCCGTCCCACCGGTGA
- a CDS encoding DUF11 domain-containing protein → MRFDLARWASGRPSRPSAGHRQTRLPGRGVTAALLAALTAVASALPLNPAAAAPVAPQAAVAGQTYSAVIASSVSATGPASVVGYTVTITNTGTVAYTALNPASITGNVAGVLDDASYDNDIAVSSGPAAVFAGPILTWSGPLAIGGSVTVTYSVTVDDPDNGDQSLVNTVITPPDSGGDCPFGAAAPTCTSTVAVKSYSVRKSASTTNAAPGSKITYTVTVANTGQVAYTGAAPASFTDDLTSVLDDATFNNDATASAGPSPTFASPTLSWSGPLPVAATVTVTYSVTVQNPDAGDGSLQNRVVTPPASGGSCPAASVDPRCSSSVPVRTFSVVKSASTTTADPGDTVTYTIAVTNTGTKAYPSTNPASFTDDLTGVLDDAQYNEDATATSGPAPTYTAPVLSWSGPLGVGASVTVTYSVRIASPDAGDHLLSNGVLTPPGSGGNCPSATAGADCAPPPVKVQDFSVVKTDDHLVADLGDTIRYTVVVRNTGQVEFTSVDPVGFLDSLSGVLDDATYNDDASASGGAAAPTYAAPLLSWSGPLAVGATVTVTYSVTVNNPDTGDKLLDNALVTPTRLGGCPGPPTTPNVQLAPAVLVTSCHPAAIPVRSYTVAKSSPGTTARAGGRVTYQVTVTNTGGAPYTAADPATFTDDLSGVLDDATYDNDADHGARYAAPVLSWAGAVPVGASVVVAYSVTVNAPDRGDHQLGNAVVGPNCPVGTVSATCLVSKLVQSYDVTKTTTVTSANVGDSVSYTITVKNSGQVAYTEADPASFTDDLTAVLDDASYNDDADHGATYSAPQLHWSGALPVGGVVTVTYSVTVLAPDPGDQLLTNAAVTPVGSGGDCPATAANPACATSTPVNQQFAVAPIGGGEGLALTGTDLRLPLMLALLLIVAGVAAGAGALTFKRRRA, encoded by the coding sequence GTGCGGTTCGACCTGGCGCGGTGGGCGAGCGGTCGTCCCAGCCGTCCATCGGCGGGACATCGCCAGACCCGGCTGCCTGGTCGTGGCGTCACGGCTGCCCTGCTGGCCGCGCTAACCGCGGTCGCCTCGGCCCTCCCGCTGAACCCGGCCGCGGCGGCTCCAGTGGCACCGCAGGCCGCCGTCGCCGGGCAGACCTACTCGGCGGTCATCGCCTCGTCGGTGAGTGCAACCGGTCCGGCCAGCGTCGTCGGCTACACGGTCACCATCACGAACACCGGAACCGTTGCCTACACCGCGCTCAACCCGGCCTCGATCACCGGCAATGTCGCGGGCGTGCTGGACGACGCGTCCTACGACAACGACATTGCCGTCTCCAGTGGCCCGGCCGCTGTCTTCGCCGGGCCGATCCTGACCTGGTCGGGCCCCCTCGCGATCGGCGGGAGTGTCACGGTGACCTATTCGGTGACCGTGGATGACCCCGACAACGGCGACCAGTCCCTGGTCAACACGGTGATCACGCCTCCGGACAGCGGCGGCGACTGCCCGTTCGGTGCCGCAGCGCCGACCTGCACCTCCACGGTGGCGGTGAAGTCGTACTCGGTGCGGAAGTCGGCCTCGACCACGAACGCCGCTCCCGGCTCCAAGATCACCTACACGGTCACCGTCGCCAACACCGGGCAGGTGGCCTACACGGGCGCCGCTCCGGCCTCCTTCACCGACGACCTGACCAGCGTCCTCGACGACGCGACGTTCAACAACGACGCCACCGCCAGTGCCGGCCCGAGCCCGACATTCGCCTCTCCCACCCTGTCGTGGTCGGGGCCGCTGCCGGTCGCAGCCACCGTGACCGTCACCTACTCGGTCACTGTGCAGAACCCGGACGCCGGTGACGGGTCGCTGCAGAATCGCGTCGTCACCCCGCCCGCGTCGGGCGGGAGCTGCCCGGCCGCCTCGGTGGATCCGCGCTGCTCGAGCAGCGTTCCGGTGCGGACCTTCTCGGTGGTGAAGTCCGCCTCGACCACGACGGCCGATCCGGGCGACACCGTCACCTACACGATCGCCGTCACGAACACCGGCACGAAGGCCTACCCATCGACGAACCCGGCTAGTTTTACTGATGATCTGACCGGCGTGCTGGATGACGCCCAGTACAACGAAGACGCGACCGCGACCTCCGGACCGGCCCCGACCTACACCGCGCCCGTCCTCTCCTGGTCGGGTCCGCTCGGCGTCGGGGCAAGCGTGACGGTGACCTATTCGGTGCGGATCGCCTCGCCGGATGCCGGTGATCACCTGCTGTCGAACGGGGTGCTGACGCCGCCCGGGTCAGGCGGCAACTGCCCGTCCGCCACGGCCGGCGCCGACTGCGCACCACCGCCGGTGAAGGTGCAGGACTTCAGCGTGGTGAAGACCGACGATCATCTGGTGGCCGACCTCGGCGACACGATCAGGTACACCGTCGTCGTGCGCAACACCGGTCAGGTTGAGTTCACCTCGGTCGACCCGGTGGGCTTCCTCGACTCGCTGAGCGGCGTCCTCGACGATGCCACGTACAACGACGACGCGAGCGCCTCCGGCGGTGCTGCGGCCCCGACCTATGCCGCGCCGCTGCTCTCCTGGTCCGGCCCGCTCGCCGTCGGGGCGACCGTCACCGTGACCTACAGCGTCACGGTGAACAATCCCGACACCGGTGACAAGCTGCTGGACAATGCGCTCGTCACCCCGACCCGCCTCGGCGGCTGCCCCGGACCGCCGACCACGCCGAACGTTCAGCTCGCGCCGGCGGTACTGGTCACCAGCTGCCACCCCGCGGCGATACCGGTCCGCAGCTACACCGTCGCCAAGTCCTCACCCGGCACGACCGCCCGCGCCGGCGGTCGGGTGACGTATCAGGTGACCGTGACGAACACGGGCGGGGCGCCCTACACGGCGGCCGATCCCGCTACTTTCACGGATGATCTCAGTGGTGTGCTGGATGACGCGACCTACGACAACGACGCCGATCACGGGGCACGCTATGCCGCGCCGGTGCTGAGCTGGGCCGGGGCGGTACCGGTCGGGGCGAGCGTCGTCGTCGCCTACTCCGTCACCGTGAACGCACCCGACCGGGGCGATCACCAGCTCGGCAACGCGGTGGTCGGACCCAACTGCCCGGTCGGAACGGTCTCGGCGACCTGCCTGGTCAGTAAGCTCGTCCAGAGTTACGACGTCACCAAGACCACCACCGTCACCTCGGCCAACGTGGGTGACTCGGTCAGCTACACGATCACGGTCAAGAACTCCGGCCAGGTCGCCTACACCGAAGCCGATCCCGCGTCTTTTACTGATGATCTGACCGCTGTACTCGATGACGCCAGTTACAACGACGATGCCGATCACGGGGCGACGTACTCAGCGCCGCAGCTGCACTGGTCCGGCGCCCTGCCGGTCGGCGGCGTGGTCACCGTGACGTACTCAGTCACTGTCCTGGCGCCCGATCCGGGGGATCAACTCCTGACCAACGCGGCGGTGACACCGGTCGGCTCCGGCGGGGATTGCCCGGCAACTGCGGCCAATCCGGCGTGTGCCACCTCGACTCCGGTGAACCAGCAGTTCGCGGTCGCACCGATCGGTGGGGGTGAAGGTCTCGCGCTGACCGGCACCGACCTGCGGTTGCCGCTGATGCTGGCCCTGCTCCTCATCGTGGCCGGTGTCGCCGCGGGTGCCGGCGCTCTGACGTTCAAGCGTCGTCGGGCTTAG
- a CDS encoding amidohydrolase, with protein MTEYLVLRNARIDGALRHVHITDGMITAIEPASDLDDSRDVPASAATLDLAGRVVRPPFVNAHAHLDKTFWSMPWQPHLPGATIRQCIDRERSIRAAATEPQLPRSLALATRMIEAGVGVIRSHIDVDTLVGLGGVETLVQVREKLAGLVDLQLVAFPQSGIRADPGVADLMDEAMRSGVDVVGGLDPHGIDGDVDGHLDVVFGLAEKYHAPIDIHLHDEGPDGLAEIAQICERTIVSGMQGNVTISHAYALGSATSDAVAPVIARLAEAGICIMTDGPVGMTPPVLRLHAAGVPVISGSDGIRDAWSPYGVPAMAPIATQLAYQSRMYDDADFELVADIVSIHGSRVVGVDGHGLEVGCRGDLNVFDATAVAEIVAESISPTLVLRGGRVVPPGPSSWPPLPVTDLAAVGVAPH; from the coding sequence ATGACCGAGTATCTGGTGCTTCGCAACGCCCGCATCGACGGAGCGCTGCGACACGTCCACATCACGGACGGGATGATCACCGCAATCGAGCCAGCCAGCGATCTCGATGACTCCCGGGACGTGCCCGCATCGGCGGCCACCCTCGACCTCGCCGGCCGCGTGGTGCGGCCACCCTTCGTCAACGCGCACGCCCACCTGGACAAGACGTTCTGGAGCATGCCCTGGCAGCCGCACCTCCCCGGCGCCACGATTCGCCAGTGCATTGACCGCGAACGCTCGATCCGCGCTGCCGCCACCGAGCCGCAACTACCCCGCTCACTGGCCCTGGCGACCCGGATGATCGAGGCGGGCGTCGGTGTCATTCGCTCGCACATCGACGTCGACACGCTGGTTGGGCTGGGCGGTGTCGAGACCCTGGTGCAGGTGCGCGAGAAGCTGGCCGGGCTGGTCGATCTGCAACTGGTGGCCTTCCCGCAGAGTGGCATCCGGGCCGACCCGGGAGTGGCCGACTTGATGGACGAGGCGATGCGCAGCGGGGTCGACGTCGTCGGTGGCCTGGATCCGCACGGCATCGACGGTGACGTCGACGGGCACCTGGACGTCGTCTTCGGGCTGGCCGAGAAGTATCACGCACCCATCGACATCCACCTCCACGACGAGGGACCCGACGGCCTGGCTGAGATAGCGCAGATCTGTGAACGCACGATTGTCTCGGGAATGCAGGGGAATGTGACGATCAGTCACGCCTACGCACTCGGTTCCGCGACGAGCGACGCGGTGGCTCCGGTGATCGCCCGGTTGGCTGAGGCCGGCATCTGCATCATGACCGACGGTCCGGTCGGGATGACGCCACCGGTGCTGCGTCTTCATGCGGCCGGGGTGCCGGTGATCTCCGGCTCGGACGGCATCCGCGATGCCTGGTCGCCCTACGGCGTGCCGGCGATGGCGCCGATCGCCACCCAACTGGCGTACCAGTCGAGAATGTATGACGACGCCGACTTCGAACTCGTCGCCGACATCGTCTCGATTCACGGTTCCCGGGTGGTCGGCGTGGATGGCCATGGGTTGGAGGTCGGCTGCCGCGGCGACCTCAACGTCTTCGACGCCACCGCGGTGGCCGAGATCGTCGCCGAGTCCATCAGCCCGACGCTGGTACTGCGCGGCGGGCGGGTTGTCCCGCCGGGGCCCAGTTCGTGGCCCCCGTTGCCCGTCACCGACCTGGCGGCGGTGGGGGTTGCACCCCACTGA
- a CDS encoding amidohydrolase family protein: MSNTLPSLAAVTGARLTNGRLVDLVVVDGVVTAVTDSAGDLSVQGSPASGRVLDVAGQVLVPGLVDAHVHLDKAYLLDAGESARGGVGAGAGVAGAIAAMAEVRQRIDAQTVLDGARRAVNTLVRKGVVAVRAHAEIDRDGGLALVELHQRLRQEFADVLDLQITAFPQYGLSGGVRADMAAAAAGAAVQVIAGCPYVEDDPLAHLDAVFGLADQHGLPVDLHLDFDDDPSGSLIAAVADRTRTLGMQGLVTIGHVTKLAAMSSDDRARAFAELADAGVALVVMPATDLYLGGAHEESASLGSRSLAPIAEAAAAGVRTAVTNNNIANDFAPYGNGSLIQAAWLAGIIGRLPGPPARALLLDAITTAPAAILGRAPHGPEVGHAAHLAVLDTTDPRRAIHDGPAVLATISGGMLTYSAQPFARADDLILQGVHP, encoded by the coding sequence GTGAGTAACACCCTCCCCTCGCTCGCCGCGGTGACCGGCGCCCGACTGACGAACGGCCGCCTGGTCGATCTCGTTGTGGTCGACGGCGTCGTCACCGCGGTGACCGACAGCGCTGGGGACCTCTCCGTCCAAGGCTCGCCCGCATCCGGGCGGGTCTTGGACGTGGCGGGGCAGGTGCTGGTTCCCGGCCTGGTCGACGCGCACGTCCATCTGGACAAGGCCTATCTCCTCGACGCCGGTGAGTCGGCTCGCGGTGGGGTTGGGGCCGGTGCCGGGGTCGCGGGTGCCATCGCCGCGATGGCCGAGGTCCGGCAGCGAATCGACGCACAGACGGTGCTCGACGGCGCGCGGCGAGCCGTCAATACCCTTGTTCGCAAGGGGGTTGTCGCCGTGCGGGCGCACGCCGAGATCGACCGTGACGGCGGCCTGGCCCTGGTCGAGCTCCATCAGCGGCTCCGGCAGGAGTTCGCCGACGTCCTCGATCTGCAGATCACCGCCTTCCCGCAGTACGGACTCTCCGGAGGCGTCCGGGCCGACATGGCCGCTGCCGCCGCCGGCGCAGCGGTGCAGGTCATCGCCGGCTGTCCGTACGTCGAGGATGATCCACTGGCCCACCTCGATGCGGTCTTCGGCCTGGCCGACCAGCATGGACTGCCGGTCGACCTGCACCTCGACTTCGACGACGACCCGTCCGGCTCCCTCATCGCAGCCGTGGCCGACCGGACGCGCACGCTGGGGATGCAGGGACTGGTCACCATCGGTCACGTCACCAAGCTGGCGGCGATGAGCAGCGACGACCGGGCGCGCGCCTTCGCCGAGCTGGCCGATGCCGGGGTCGCGCTGGTGGTCATGCCGGCCACCGACCTCTACCTGGGCGGTGCGCACGAGGAGTCAGCGTCACTGGGTAGCCGCAGCCTGGCCCCAATCGCCGAGGCCGCGGCGGCCGGGGTGCGCACCGCGGTGACCAATAACAACATCGCCAACGACTTCGCCCCCTATGGCAATGGCAGCCTGATCCAGGCGGCATGGCTGGCCGGGATCATCGGACGGTTGCCGGGGCCGCCGGCCCGAGCGTTGCTGCTGGATGCGATCACGACGGCTCCGGCGGCCATCCTGGGGCGCGCTCCACACGGTCCAGAGGTCGGGCACGCCGCCCACCTCGCGGTGCTCGATACCACCGATCCGCGGCGGGCCATTCACGACGGACCGGCGGTGCTGGCTACCATCTCCGGCGGGATGCTGACCTACTCCGCGCAACCGTTCGCTCGAGCCGATGACCTTATCCTGCAAGGAGTTCACCCATGA
- a CDS encoding nitrate ABC transporter substrate-binding protein, which yields MPTRRKLIATAGAVTIAATALTACSSAATSAAVGNSSAAAGTLASVCPKTVVIQTDWYATPERAAAYQLAGPGGTVDAKKGAYLGKIGDTGVSVEVRLGGPFIGYQAVSAQMYTDTSITLGYVSTDSAVRDFAKFPTLGVVAPLDKDPQIVMWDPATLTTVKTWADVAPTNAKVLYTEGLTYMDYLVSKGIVKKSQLDASFDGSPSRFVAAGGKEMQQGYVSNEPYRWEHNVPQWNKPVKYLLVADAGWDVYPQQVAIRSAEKEKLSPCLKQLVPLLQKAQLDYIKDPAATNQTLLDIGAKIKDGPPITADGNADSVKVQLSEKIVANGTDGTLGSMDPTRLTNSISMLGTMFATKNIKIQDGLKPSDIATNEYLDPSIHQ from the coding sequence ATGCCCACACGAAGGAAACTGATCGCTACGGCGGGTGCCGTCACGATCGCCGCAACCGCTCTGACGGCATGCAGCAGTGCTGCCACCTCGGCGGCGGTCGGAAACTCGTCGGCCGCGGCCGGCACGCTCGCGTCGGTCTGCCCGAAGACGGTCGTCATCCAGACCGACTGGTACGCCACCCCGGAGCGGGCCGCGGCCTACCAGCTCGCCGGGCCGGGTGGCACGGTCGACGCCAAGAAGGGTGCGTACCTGGGCAAGATCGGTGACACCGGTGTCTCGGTCGAGGTCCGCCTCGGTGGACCCTTCATCGGCTACCAGGCCGTGAGCGCGCAGATGTACACCGACACTTCGATCACCCTCGGCTACGTCTCCACCGACTCCGCCGTCCGTGACTTCGCCAAGTTCCCGACGCTCGGTGTGGTGGCGCCGCTGGACAAGGATCCGCAGATCGTCATGTGGGATCCGGCCACGCTCACCACCGTGAAGACGTGGGCCGACGTCGCGCCGACCAACGCCAAGGTGCTCTACACCGAGGGCCTGACCTACATGGATTACCTTGTCTCCAAGGGGATCGTGAAGAAGAGCCAGCTTGACGCCTCCTTCGACGGCAGCCCGAGCCGCTTCGTCGCGGCCGGCGGCAAGGAGATGCAGCAGGGCTACGTCAGCAACGAGCCGTACCGTTGGGAGCACAACGTGCCGCAGTGGAACAAGCCGGTGAAGTACCTGCTGGTTGCTGACGCCGGGTGGGACGTCTACCCGCAGCAGGTGGCGATCCGCAGTGCCGAGAAGGAGAAGCTCTCGCCCTGCTTGAAGCAGTTGGTCCCGCTGCTGCAGAAGGCCCAGCTCGACTACATCAAGGATCCGGCCGCGACCAACCAGACCCTCCTCGACATCGGAGCCAAGATCAAGGACGGCCCGCCCATCACGGCTGACGGCAACGCCGACTCGGTGAAGGTGCAGCTGTCGGAGAAGATCGTCGCCAACGGCACGGACGGAACCCTCGGCTCGATGGACCCGACCCGGCTCACCAACTCGATCAGCATGCTGGGCACGATGTTCGCCACCAAGAACATCAAGATCCAGGATGGACTCAAGCCGTCCGACATCGCCACCAACGAATACCTTGATCCATCCATCCACCAGTGA
- a CDS encoding ABC transporter permease: MPTAATPAAAAPDEPTTNSLNPVEVIAHASRTGSRLSRWLAPLITLAVVIGIWTFISDHVLDPTRQFLLPSPLEVWRAGIVDSVTRAEILNALWSTTKVALVGLSLSIIFGVLLAVLMSQARWIELSLYPYAVILQTIPILAVVPLLGFWFGYEFTARVIVCVLISIFPVITNTLFGIRSVDSSLHDQFSLFRASRLQRLRHLQLPAALPTALTGCTIAAGLSVVGSIIADFFFRQGEPGIGRLIDSYRQSLETDKMIAALLLSSAVGVLLYIFFDRITHWVTARRSPARS, encoded by the coding sequence ATGCCAACCGCCGCCACCCCCGCAGCAGCCGCTCCCGATGAGCCGACGACCAACTCGCTGAACCCGGTCGAGGTCATCGCCCACGCCAGCCGCACCGGCTCCCGCCTCAGCCGCTGGCTGGCGCCGCTGATCACCCTGGCCGTGGTGATCGGCATCTGGACATTCATCAGCGACCACGTGCTCGACCCGACCAGGCAGTTCCTGCTGCCCTCGCCGCTCGAGGTATGGCGCGCCGGCATCGTCGACAGCGTGACCCGCGCGGAGATCCTGAACGCGCTCTGGTCCACCACCAAGGTGGCCCTCGTCGGGCTGAGTCTCTCGATCATCTTCGGTGTGCTGCTGGCCGTACTCATGAGCCAGGCCCGCTGGATCGAACTCTCCCTCTACCCCTACGCCGTCATTCTGCAGACGATCCCGATCCTGGCCGTCGTCCCGCTGCTCGGCTTCTGGTTCGGATACGAGTTCACGGCACGGGTGATCGTCTGTGTGCTGATCTCGATCTTCCCGGTGATCACCAATACTTTATTCGGCATTCGCTCGGTCGACTCGTCGCTGCACGATCAGTTCTCGCTCTTCCGTGCCTCCCGGCTGCAGCGACTTCGTCACCTGCAACTGCCGGCGGCTCTGCCGACGGCGCTCACCGGCTGCACGATCGCGGCCGGACTCTCGGTGGTCGGCTCGATCATCGCCGACTTCTTCTTCCGGCAGGGGGAGCCCGGCATCGGCCGTCTCATCGACAGCTACCGGCAATCTCTGGAGACCGACAAGATGATCGCCGCGCTGCTGCTCAGCTCAGCCGTCGGCGTGCTGCTCTACATCTTCTTCGACCGCATCACCCACTGGGTGACCGCGCGGCGCTCACCAGCGCGCAGCTGA
- a CDS encoding ABC transporter ATP-binding protein, with protein MGISYTQPAARLTDVTRVFPNGTVAIERTSLELAPDEMVALVGPSGCGKSTLLRMLAGLDAPTTGSVESAASHVGYVFQDATLLPWLTALQNVTLPLRLAGRPRREANATAREALKRVGLADYEKLRPAQLSGGMRMRVSIARALTESPEVFLFDEPFGALDEITRQKLNEELDQLMAQRPFCGVFVTHAITEAVFLADRVVVFSARPGSVIADIRVPFARPRPASLRYSTEFADLCRQLSDALAASSLARGEAA; from the coding sequence ATGGGCATCTCGTATACACAGCCGGCAGCGCGGCTCACCGACGTCACGCGGGTCTTCCCGAACGGAACGGTGGCCATCGAGCGGACGTCGCTTGAACTGGCGCCCGACGAGATGGTCGCCCTCGTCGGCCCCTCCGGCTGCGGGAAGTCCACGCTGCTGCGCATGCTGGCCGGACTCGACGCCCCCACCACCGGCAGCGTGGAGAGCGCGGCCTCCCACGTCGGTTACGTCTTCCAGGACGCGACGCTGCTGCCCTGGCTCACCGCCCTGCAGAATGTGACGCTCCCGCTGCGGCTGGCCGGCCGCCCCCGCCGGGAGGCGAACGCCACCGCGCGCGAGGCGCTCAAGCGTGTCGGACTGGCCGATTACGAGAAGCTCCGTCCGGCTCAACTCTCCGGCGGCATGCGCATGCGCGTCTCCATCGCCCGCGCGCTCACCGAGTCACCGGAGGTGTTCCTCTTCGACGAGCCCTTCGGCGCCCTGGACGAGATCACCCGGCAGAAGCTCAACGAAGAGCTGGACCAGCTGATGGCCCAGCGGCCGTTCTGCGGTGTCTTCGTCACCCATGCCATCACCGAGGCGGTCTTCCTGGCCGACCGGGTGGTTGTCTTCTCGGCGCGACCGGGCTCAGTTATCGCCGATATTCGCGTGCCATTCGCCCGGCCGCGCCCCGCGTCGCTGCGCTACTCGACCGAGTTCGCCGACCTCTGCCGTCAACTATCCGACGCGCTCGCCGCATCCTCACTGGCGCGGGGTGAGGCCGCGTGA